A region of the Paramormyrops kingsleyae isolate MSU_618 chromosome 6, PKINGS_0.4, whole genome shotgun sequence genome:
TCTATACGGACATTATAGCACAGGGAGTTGAAGTCtagctaaaatatttttactctctcatagggaaaaaaaaaactttgcataCTTTGCATGCATTCTCCAAGACAAtcgtaatcattttcatccttgccatttaaatcactcaaagatgggtttgtgagaaatatactccttttttgttttataaatatcccaatatttattacaacaaaatatcaatattctaacaaaatcacatcactgGGACAGCATGCATATATTTGCTATATTagtatattcaacaaaatacttgtcatgccatccagaTCTTTTTGTTGTGTATGTTCTTATGACCAAATCGCATTTTAACTTTGTTTCTCATTTTCTGAGTTCGCAACTGTTTTCAGGGAGGCATTTGTATTGTTTCAGAGGCAGGGTATTCGCATAACCAGTCGACAAAGAAAGTGTtccaagtcccaccccaaagtaccgaagtaccaaagaagtaccccagctgttttggcacttttggtactggaacttttggtactggtactggaTCAGAGGTCAATGGAAAAGTGAAAGCACCAAAAGTACCATACCAAAAGTACTTTACTTGGTGTGATGGAAAAACACCCTTTGAAACTTAAACTGCCATTTGAAGATGCTGTGCACAGAGGGACTCGATAGTGCTCAGAATATTTTCTctcttgcctctgaaaatatacagttCTTCCAcccattaatttttttaaaatcagatGGTACTTTAATACTAACTGTACCGTATATAAGCACACAGTCCCGCGACAAAAGGTGACCATACTGCCATTCAAATTTTGGTGCTGCTGCAACTGGTGCATGCATCGTATTACTTCTTCACATTGGTGTGGAATCAACAAAGGAAACGTGTGGTGGCCATGATGTGAACACGCTGAGCGTCGAGTATAAATTGGCTCTAAGGAGGAAGGATGTAACTCTCATAGACTATTCAGCTACTGAGGTCCTGTGAGACTGACTTTAAATTTACACAGCTCATTAGAGCTTGCTGTGGAAAGGCAGATTAAATGTTTACAGCTCTGGATATTGAATGATGAGGATCTTAAGTTTAAACTTTTTGCAACTGTGTAATTTAATCGACTATTCCGGGTAATTTCAGATACTCCTACTCTAGGGAGGAGAGAGACCATTCTGCATGTTGCGCTGAAGTTATTCCATGTCTTTACTGACATTTTGTTCACCTGATTAGATTTGTTTCTTTCAAGGAAATACTACAGAATATACTccggaatataaaaaaaaaataaacagtgcataAGTGTGAGAGACAGCTGTACAATACATGCGATTAAATAATTAACCTCTACGTCTGACGTGCAACTCAATTTCTCCCTCCAGCTCTGTGGTCTGGCTGTAATCGTAGTGGGTATCCTGGTGCAGCTGACTATAAACAACACAATTGTGATGAAAAATGCATCTGGCTCGGCTGCACCCATCGTCCTTATTGTGGTGGGATTCGTCATCTTCTTCGTCTCATTTTTCGGCTGCTGTGGGGCCTGGAAGGAGAACCACTGCATGGTCACCATGGTAATGACGCACCTCTGCTCACTGCCTTGCAAACATTTCTACGTTCTTGAAGGAACTAGATAATCGGAACATTTTCTAAATGAAATTCAGTGGCAAAATATGTATAGACTTATATCCTTCTCTCTAAAACTGAAAGGTTTGCTTAGAGACAGTGCTGAAAGGAATTAATTTCTAAGTTTTGGTTTGCTTTGTTTTAAGATggtctttgatttttttttgtggcctTTTCCTGATTTCAAAATATGTTTACAAGTAATTGaatggatttatttttttttctttttcaaagtTTGCCGTGTTTCTCTCCATCATCGTCCTCGCTGAGATTGGAATTGCCATCGCAGGATATGTCTTTAGGGGCAAAGTGAGTCGGCTGTCTTTGCCTCCACAGTTGTTGTTAACCCCCAACCTTCCCTGTTCCCTAATGAGAATATGGATTTAATTACATATTTCTTTCCCGCCACATCCAGCTGAATGGGATAGTTAATGATCAGCTTAAAGACCTGATCAGCAAATACAACAGCAGCAAAGAAATCCAAGAGACTATGAATTCTCTGCAGAAAAATGTGAGTTGTATGAAGCATACGTTTGTATTTTAAAGGTCATGACAATGTACAAAGGGAGTTCCTGGTTGACTTCTCCGTGTGTAACCCTTCCACGTATTACATATCTCATGTGTATATCCTGTGGCCTTGTTGTAAGTTACACATCCATGTGACTTCTTGAGGACAGTTTCCGTGTTCTGCTTATCTGCTGTGTGCCAACCTCCTCTGAACTCCAGCTGGCCCTTTTGCTTATCTTTTAGCTGAAGTGCTGTGGCCTAAATTCCTCGTCTGACTGGAAAATGTACCAGCAAGATGGTAAGTCCGTGCCAGATTCCTGCTGTAAAAACCAGACCACAGGCTGTGGGAAGGGGAACATGCTTGATGGCAACAAAGTGTACCAGGAGGTGAGTCTTCATGCTTTCAGTTGAAAGtaaaggtggtggtggtggtggggggggggggggtcatcgaGTGTGAAGACAAACCAGAGGCAACTCTGCTGCTCTTCTAACACAGGGCTGCCAGCCTACGTTGGAGACCCTGCTGGAGACCAACATGAAATGGGTGATTGTGGGAGCCCTTGTCATCGCTGTAATTCAGGTGAGTAACCCACATGTACAGTCTAGAACGAAGGAACTGCTGGTCTGTCAGGTCAGCCGACACCATTGACTTCTCTGTTTCAGATCATGGGCATTGTGTTCGCCTGCATGTTGATGAAGGGCATCCGCAGTGGATAtgaagtcatgtgaccaccCCCTATACTGATTATGCAAAAGGCAGTTTTTTAAATAGTACCTGtcgtaattttttttaaaaagtacagcAAGTTCTTTACTGTATTTACTGTTCTTTTTCTATGTTTCTTAAACTTTATCTGTGTGTTGGctgggaaaatatatttttcttataATGCTGTTtagaaattaaatgaaagtgGGGGCACTTTAATCATTTTAAGATGTCTTTATACTAATGTTCAGTGTATTTCATGTTATAGTAGGACTTCTCACAATCTATGAAGAGAAAAGTGCCATTCATTAATTTCTAGTCCTCCTTAAACTCAGAATATCCCTTTATAAAATGTTGTTTCCCAATTTCATTAAAAACCTGGATCTATTCCATGTCCAtgtgtgctgtttgtgtgtgtgtgtgtgtgtgtgtgtatatatatatatatgtatgtatgtatgtgtatgtatgtatgtatatgtatatatgtatgtgtacatatatatgtgaaatgtatttatacatgctatatggacaaaaatattgggacacacctcttaatcattgaattcaggtgtttcattcagacccattgcctcAGGTGTATAATATCAAGCACCCAGACATGCACTCAggtttacaaatgtttgtgaGGGAATGGGAACAGGGTGAAGTCAAGTATGGTACTGTCATGGAATACTGCAAAATGCAATGTTCACTTTGCTTTCTGACTCGTTGCGGCATATGACATCATAGCCAGCTAGTGCAGTCGCTTCTGCTGTTTGCATGTCACTGATCAAGTCTAATTAGAATCAGGCAAATCCGACACAATTGCAAGCTTTCCCATTTCATGCATATCACAGCCCTATCAAACTGCTTCTGTTCCGTGTCCCTCTTAGAAGTATTTACATGTTTTGATAAAACACCATGATTCCTGCAGTCTAAGGTGATCTTGAACATGTAGTCTTTCCTGTCTGGTCAAGATGTCAAGCTGTACACAACAAAATGGGATTTTAGGCATGATCCACGCTGTCCTTTGCTAATCCAGCAAATTGTGTAAATTGCACAAAATACTCACTGAGTTTGGCTGAAGacaaaaagcattttattttacctggttttatttctcttttgctCATCACATTATGCTGCATTATATAACTGGGACAAAATATTTACCATTGAAATTTATTTCCTTCTGTAATTTAAGCCTAAATATATCTGAAAGGCAGATATTTCCAATTACTTGGGTGATATTAGCATTGCCTTCATTTTTCTCACTCAAAAATAAAGTCTTCTATTGAATATTCTATTCAATTTAATTTCTGTGGCACAAATACTCAGAGTAAACTTGAAAGTGAACTCAGTCCAGACATGAAGACACCAACTATATTTACATTACACCTGTCAAATTTTATGCTGTAAATATTAAAGCAGTATTGTTGAAAATGACTGCCTGAatatgtaaaaaaagaaaaacaaaaaactccaCATTATGTAGCACAAAGACTATaagccaaataaataaaaagcaccAAGAACAGATCACTGGTAGAACTGGTGATCATTAAACCCCATTGCTCCCACTCCAAggactgtattttgtttggtatttCAATATGGTGATAAGCACAAATAAAATTTCAAGCGAAGTGGaatgaataatgaaataaattactTGTACTAAAAGCGACAAATACAATTCAGGGCACAACAGAAATAGACTGCTTAAAAGCCAAAAGTTAGACCGTAAACATAATTTCTCTTGAACTATAATACATAATTTCTGTGTCCCAATTCTGTATACAAAAATCTAGACACCCATCTTCAATTTAAAGAATTCagtataaattaatatttataattcaAACACTGAATTATCAGGATGATCCATGCATAGGTCAAAAGTAAATATCAAAAAACAAGATGGTCTTGGGGAACTGTTTTAGAAACAATTATAGAATGCTTCCTTTTTTTGCAGAAGCATGCTCTGGCCGCAACTGAAAGTCATGCATCACAAAGGAAAAATACCCGTTAGCGACACAGTTCAGCTATGGACAGTAAAACTACACATTCGTGTGTTAAGCAAGGCAAATGGAGGAAATGCATTTTCCTCACTACTGTGTTTTAAAAGGAATGCCTTTTATAAGAGAAAGGTAGGTCgacatttttcacattttattgtcTTTATGATTCCCATGTACTCTGTACCCGTGCAAAAAATAAAGTGTGGCCATTTATACGAACACGTCCAGAGTGCAAACAACATAAGGGGCCTTAGCTTTAACCAAGCCTGATGTGAGACTTGCATGAAGGTGTGTGAATGACACTCAaccctttaaaaataaattcatcACCCCTCCTCCAACGCTTCTTGCTGTCTGTCATTAAAGATGGCTGCAATGTAGAAATGGAAGAGAAGACTGCAATCATCTTCAGTCAGAGGTAAAATGGTTTAGGATAGTTGGCAGATAGCAGGACCATACTATGCAACAGCAAAGATGTTTCTGACTCtgttaaaaaaagagagaaagataAGGAAAGCATGATTACactttttatttatgaaaaagttgcagtttttcaatttcaggTCATGTAtaactctttttttcccctccagttCAAAACACTTGGGTGttaaaatacatacaaaaactAAGCCAAACCCTACTCGAGTGATGCCTTTGCACTGAGGGAGAAATTACCTTTGAGCTGATTGGACAGCTTGAGCCACTGGATCAGCCAATCCTGGCACTCAGCGACGCTGAGACGGCTTGAGTCGACCCCTCGCAAGTAACAGGCCTGCAGGGTAATCACATGCACAGAATGAGGCTTCGCAAAGCCAACACGTGAAAGCATGTGCTTGACGGACGACCCAGCGGGTGGGCGGACCTGCCGGAGCTCAGACTCGCTAAGTTCATGCACACCCAGCCGATGCAGAGCGCGGTCGAGCTGCAGCAGCTCCAAAGCCTGGCCGCGCAGACGGTGGCTGACGGCGAAGGCTGGAAGCCAGGGGGTCAAAAAGAACAAGGGGCAGAGAAGTCTCTAAACGAAAGGAACACAGGATGCAGGTCACCCCAAAGGTGCCATATATACAAAATGTATCAATGAAGCACACAGTTTGCCAGCGATGCAGCTCAATgtgaaaagtgattccaaaacTCGCAGGATTCATAATCTTACTGCAAACATTCGATTTCCACAAATGCATCAAATTACGGAGACAGCAATATCATGAAAATTGTTCGTAAAACACAGTGGCAGGAAGAATCCGAAATCTGATTGCCTGGACCGTGCACCGTGCAATAATCAAATACCCAGGAAGCAACGGAAAGCGTGACCCGTTTCTCAAGTACGGCaatttgcatttttcaaatgaacGATATAGACAGACAAGGAGATAGGCTGTGCCGGAGCATTCTGTGAACAGACCATGTGATCGGCGTCCAGCCTCTTCATTCCCAGGGGCGGCCCGGAGAAGAGGCCTTTGACTGCTTGGATTTCGGGCACACTAGGTTGTGCACCACTTTGTACCTGCagacggaggggggggggggggatagaccACATATGAAGTAGTGAGCTCCCCTCTTCCCATGGGCAAATAGTCGGGCCTCCTAACCATAACAATAGCAGATAAATTCACCAGATACCTAAACATTTATATTTCCCAGATGACTGGGAACTGAAGGGGGTATTATCTATACAATTAATGCTTTTATTCAGGAACTGATATTGTGTACATGTAAATCTgtttttcatttacaattcTTAGAGGATTTCTACAAATACAAGAACTGGTACATTAAAATGTCtttcatcttgctctcctttttaAAGAGATACAAACACATAGGGGTGAGAGTGATATGTAGGGTCAACCATCCATCCAGTGGCCCTGGAGCACTTGGCGTTGCACGAGGGCCCAGTGGAACTGCAGCTACTCTGCCaagcatgggattcaaaccagcaaccatctgatcacagATACAAAGgcccaacccactgagccacacactactCTCTGAATTTATTATCCACCAAAAGATGTCATTTCCACTTGCATGgttatttatattttgacaGACATGCGCAGCCGATTGTGTTTTCTACCTTATTGCAAAGGTCTAGAAGCCGGCTCTGTAAGCGGCTGTCCCCAACAGCTGGCACTGTCTTGGTTAGACCCGTCAGGATGGCCACGTGGTTCTCGGCTCGACGGCTGTGGTAGATCCTCTGGAATTCGACCTGCTGTCGTGGCGTCCAGAAGTGACGAATCAGGAGCTGCCGGGGGAAGAAATACCTGCCGGTAAGAAGGAGAAGAAATTAGGGAGGGGTATAATGGAGGGGGGGATTCTGATgaaagttattattattattatcattaggGTATATAAGTAACTTTTATATTAAGAAAAGTGAGCTGCTGTTTAATTGACCATGGATATTAGTGCTACAGTCAAAGACAATGGAGTACTTTATATTCTGTCATGTGATTGGTGCATTAAGATCTACATACTTTAACAAAATGCTCAAATTATATAAATCACAATAAATACAGATCTTAAATATAAGAATTGAGCGAATGTACTTGTCACATTGTCCTTTATATGTACACCGGCAAACATATTAGGAAAAAGTATTGTTACGTTATTTTCAACTAAGTCGAAAGTTTTTTACAAAGGCTTTTTATGGATATGTACAGAACCCCTTAGGTGTCAtggtagaaaaaaaatattttctcatACTAATTTGTACACTTAAATTACTAATTTGTGCTCTCCAGTTACTAAATCGTGCTCTCTGATAGGTGATTAATTCGAATGCTGGAATTACTAACTTGAGTGCACAGATTAGTAACTTGAGTGCATGGATTACTAACTTGAGAAGACAGATTAGTAACTGAAGTGCATGAATTACTAACTTGAATGCACAGATTACTAACTTGAGTGCACGGATTACTCATTTGAGAGGGCAGATTAGTAACTTGAGTGCACAAATTACTATCTTGAGTGCATGGATTACTAACTTGAGAGCACAGATTAGTAAATCGAGTGCACAAATTACTAACTTGAGTGCATGGATTACTAACTTGAATGTACAGATTACTAATTTGAGTACATGGATTACTTAGTTGAGAGGACAGATTAGTAACTCGAGTGCATGAATTACTAACTTGAGAGCACAGATTAATGACTCGAGCACACAAATTACTGAGATATTTTCTactgtattttaatatttctattttaatattttctacTGTGACACCTAAGGGGCCCTGTAGATAGGTGATCAGTAGATGCATTCAAATAAAGGGCAACATCATATTTTGTACATATGCCACTTTAGAAAATTTATAAATTACTGCATATCTCCACTTGTTTATCTAGATAATGTAGGTAAACACCAGTCAATCATCAAGTTGGGCCTGATCAGCTGAAGCTGCAATTAGactgtttttaaaaacacacactgtCATCTGAGGTGAACTGTAAAATGTATCTTTTTCCGACAAAAGACAGCTGCCCTGACACAACAATTATTTTAGTGAGACAGGGGAAGTTAATGTGGAACTGCTAGATTTTTCTCCCCCGAAAATACAAAATTGAAGGACCACTTCTGTACATAAATTCCAGGTGCAATGTGAAGCTTAAATAAACCATTCCTTCCAAGTAAAAGACCTGCACTTAATTGAGGGCTATCACCTGACCCGTGTGTACCTAGAGGGGTGTTAATCAAGAGATGACTAAACATTACAACACTATAGAATACAAGGCTGTTATTCTGATTGTTATGCCACATTTACTTCTGGAAGGTCCTAAGACGGGAAATGCTGACCTACATATAGATGCATTCAGATTGTGTGCTGGAGAAAAATCACTGTATGACTCACATGAGAACAAAGACCAAGTAGTTGGCAAAAGGAGGGACAGAGATCAGCACCAGGGGGATGGCTTTTATCATGTCTCGGCGAAACTGAggtagagagagggagacaaTCAAAGTATAAGTACTAGTCTAAACAGGACATTCAACAAGCAACAGACAAGATCAGGGAGTGATGAGTCATGacatccatccactttccatacccacttgtcctatccGAGGCTGCTgtggtccagagcctatcccggaggctatgggtacaaggcagggaataatccagggcacattcacatctatggacaatttggcaactccaattgaccatgtttgtggggaccggggaggggaggggggcggaggcaaccccacaacaacatgg
Encoded here:
- the cd63 gene encoding CD63 antigen; this encodes MAVEGGVKCVKFLLFFFNFIFWLCGLAVIVVGILVQLTINNTIVMKNASGSAAPIVLIVVGFVIFFVSFFGCCGAWKENHCMVTMFAVFLSIIVLAEIGIAIAGYVFRGKLNGIVNDQLKDLISKYNSSKEIQETMNSLQKNLKCCGLNSSSDWKMYQQDGKSVPDSCCKNQTTGCGKGNMLDGNKVYQEGCQPTLETLLETNMKWVIVGALVIAVIQIMGIVFACMLMKGIRSGYEVM
- the letmd1 gene encoding LETM1 domain-containing protein 1 — its product is MSLSLAGVCRGSALVLLHGIRPAGVKNGICTPVLVFSRLSLTLCNHYSSSKARLGLSRHVASRLRWANEKYEKFLQRRFPRFYVLYHTFMTGFRLLFQNAKEVRIIKTKMISNNVKFQNLSYREMETLRQFRRDMIKAIPLVLISVPPFANYLVFVLMYFFPRQLLIRHFWTPRQQVEFQRIYHSRRAENHVAILTGLTKTVPAVGDSRLQSRLLDLCNKVQSGAQPSVPEIQAVKGLFSGPPLGMKRLDADHMRLLCPLFFLTPWLPAFAVSHRLRGQALELLQLDRALHRLGVHELSESELRQACYLRGVDSSRLSVAECQDWLIQWLKLSNQLKESETSLLLHSMVLLSANYPKPFYL